One Nocardioides oleivorans DNA segment encodes these proteins:
- a CDS encoding GNAT family N-acetyltransferase, with amino-acid sequence MTDVRRATTDDAGVLARLLWDFNTEFETEVDDVDVLEARFARILVLPGVFAVLAEDGPDAVGFALVTLRPAIWFDGPVSQLEELYVVPALRDRGIGTQVLGLCTELARDQGSPEMHINVDEVDVDTRRFYERHGWVNIEEGADYRMLCYVGPTG; translated from the coding sequence ATGACCGACGTACGCCGCGCGACCACGGACGACGCGGGGGTGCTCGCCCGGCTGCTGTGGGACTTCAACACCGAGTTCGAGACCGAGGTCGACGACGTCGACGTGCTGGAGGCGCGGTTCGCCCGGATCCTCGTGCTGCCCGGGGTGTTCGCGGTCCTCGCCGAGGACGGCCCCGATGCGGTGGGCTTCGCCCTGGTGACGCTGCGTCCGGCGATCTGGTTCGACGGGCCGGTGTCCCAGCTCGAGGAGCTCTACGTCGTACCCGCGCTGCGCGACCGCGGCATCGGCACGCAGGTGCTCGGCCTCTGCACCGAGCTCGCGCGCGACCAGGGGTCGCCCGAGATGCACATCAACGTCGACGAGGTCGACGTGGACACCCGGCGGTTCTACGAGCGGCACGGCTGGGTGAACATCGAGGAGGGCGCCGACTACCGGATGCTCTGCTACGTCGGACCCACCGGCTGA
- a CDS encoding nucleoside deaminase, whose protein sequence is MTWHDPMRLALAEAQAALAGDDVPVGAVVLDETGAVIGTGRNTRESDGDPTGHAEVVALRAAAATRGGWRLSGCALVVTLEPCTMCAGALVLARVDRLVFGAYDDKLGAVGSLWDVVRDRRLNHRPEVVAGVLAEESTALLDGFFARHRLPAPPAPPAPPGI, encoded by the coding sequence ATGACGTGGCACGACCCGATGCGCCTGGCCCTCGCCGAGGCGCAGGCCGCGCTCGCGGGCGACGACGTACCGGTCGGGGCGGTCGTGCTCGACGAGACCGGCGCCGTCATCGGCACCGGCCGCAACACCCGTGAGTCCGACGGCGACCCGACCGGCCACGCGGAGGTCGTCGCGCTCCGCGCCGCCGCAGCGACCCGCGGCGGGTGGAGGCTGTCGGGCTGTGCCCTTGTCGTCACCCTCGAGCCCTGCACGATGTGCGCGGGCGCCCTCGTGCTCGCCCGGGTCGACCGCCTCGTCTTCGGCGCGTACGACGACAAGCTCGGCGCCGTCGGCTCCCTCTGGGACGTCGTCCGCGACCGCCGCCTCAACCACCGGCCCGAGGTCGTCGCCGGGGTGCTCGCCGAGGAGTCCACCGCCCTCCTCGACGGCTTCTTCGCCCGCCACCGCCTTCCCGCACCTCCCGCACCCCCGGCACCCCCGGGTATCTAG
- a CDS encoding tRNA adenosine deaminase-associated protein produces the protein MSEQSGEVDFALAAFVEHGSWQVRDIASPAFETIDSLSHALRHVSGDSGAVGMVAVDEDFFVLVRVDGTSTRVLLSDVTAADEWELAQSAIAFLGLPPPEDDDVEVPAGDLDLLGDLGVHAIEMGALLDDVELYPDEMLSDIARRLGFGKLFDDAVGLTSA, from the coding sequence ATGTCCGAGCAGAGCGGTGAGGTCGACTTCGCGCTGGCCGCGTTCGTCGAGCACGGCAGCTGGCAGGTGCGTGACATCGCCTCCCCGGCGTTCGAGACGATCGACTCGTTGAGCCACGCGCTCCGTCACGTCTCGGGTGACTCCGGTGCGGTCGGCATGGTCGCGGTCGACGAGGACTTCTTCGTGCTCGTCCGCGTCGACGGCACCTCGACCCGGGTGCTGCTGTCCGACGTGACCGCCGCCGACGAGTGGGAGCTGGCCCAGTCGGCCATCGCCTTCCTCGGCCTGCCCCCGCCGGAGGACGACGACGTCGAGGTCCCGGCCGGCGACCTCGACCTGCTCGGCGACCTCGGCGTGCACGCGATCGAGATGGGCGCGCTCCTCGACGACGTCGAGCTCTACCCTGACGAGATGCTCTCCGACATCGCGCGCCGGCTCGGCTTCGGCAAACTCTTCGACGACGCCGTCGGGCTGACGTCTGCATGA
- the upp gene encoding uracil phosphoribosyltransferase, which translates to MRVNVVNHPLVSHKLTVLRDEHTDSPTFRRLTDELVTLLAYEATREVRVDPKPITTPVGPTTGVYLAQPKPMVVPILRAGLGMLDGMMRLLPTAEVGFLGMVRNEETLEASTYAERLPEDLSGRQCYVLDPMLATGGTLAAAIKFLTDRGADDITAICLLAAPEGVDNLEKGLAGLDVPVTVVTAALDQKLNEKGYIVPGLGDAGDRLYGVAH; encoded by the coding sequence ATGCGCGTCAACGTGGTGAACCACCCCCTCGTCTCCCACAAGCTGACCGTCCTCCGGGACGAGCACACCGACTCACCGACCTTCCGTCGGCTGACCGACGAGCTGGTCACCCTGCTGGCCTACGAGGCGACCCGCGAGGTCCGCGTCGACCCCAAGCCGATCACCACCCCCGTCGGTCCGACCACCGGCGTCTACCTCGCGCAGCCCAAGCCGATGGTCGTGCCGATCCTGCGCGCCGGGCTCGGCATGCTCGACGGCATGATGCGGCTCCTGCCGACGGCCGAGGTCGGCTTCCTCGGCATGGTCCGCAACGAGGAGACGCTGGAGGCGTCGACGTACGCCGAGCGCCTGCCCGAGGACCTCTCCGGTCGCCAGTGCTACGTCCTCGACCCGATGCTCGCCACCGGCGGAACCCTCGCCGCGGCGATCAAGTTCCTCACCGACCGCGGCGCCGACGACATCACCGCCATCTGCCTCCTGGCCGCACCCGAGGGCGTCGACAACCTGGAGAAGGGCCTCGCCGGCCTCGACGTGCCGGTCACCGTGGTGACTGCCGCGCTCGACCAGAAGCTCAACGAGAAGGGCTACATCGTCCCGGGCCTCGGTGACGCCGGCGACCGGTTGTACGGCGTCGCCCACTAG
- a CDS encoding glycosyl hydrolase, which produces MLRLPHHWVWDSWVVDDGDLFHLFFLKAERHEDGMASRHARAVVGHATSPDLSTWTELPDALGPGEDGAFDDLATWTGSVIRCDGGRWRMFYTGISHRGGLTDQRIGQAVSDDLVTWTRLSGEPLAPVRPDLYRTDPADPPASETWRDPLALRDDDGWHLLVTARAVGADRNDDGVLGHAWSRDLLEWETREPLTRPGAGFGQLEVAQVKQVEGRWVLVFTCHPDEQSDVRRATWGAFCTWSVPGESMLGPWDVSAARPFTAVPDLFAAPLVQRRDGSWCLIGFRNREEEGVDAMAIIDPLPVGLDGDGYLTAR; this is translated from the coding sequence GTGCTCCGTCTCCCCCACCACTGGGTCTGGGACAGCTGGGTCGTGGACGACGGCGACCTGTTCCACCTGTTCTTCCTCAAGGCCGAGCGGCACGAGGACGGCATGGCCTCCCGGCACGCCCGGGCGGTCGTGGGCCATGCCACCTCGCCGGACCTCTCCACCTGGACCGAGCTCCCCGACGCCCTCGGCCCGGGTGAGGACGGCGCTTTCGACGACCTCGCCACGTGGACCGGGTCGGTCATCCGGTGCGACGGCGGGCGGTGGCGGATGTTCTACACCGGCATCTCGCACCGCGGCGGGCTGACCGACCAGCGCATCGGGCAGGCGGTGTCCGACGACCTCGTCACGTGGACCCGGCTCTCCGGCGAGCCGCTGGCGCCGGTGCGTCCCGACCTCTACCGGACCGACCCCGCGGACCCCCCCGCCAGCGAGACCTGGCGCGACCCGCTGGCGCTGCGCGACGACGACGGCTGGCACCTGCTGGTCACGGCCCGGGCCGTCGGCGCCGACCGCAACGACGACGGCGTGCTCGGCCACGCGTGGAGCCGGGACCTCCTGGAGTGGGAGACGCGCGAGCCGCTCACCCGCCCGGGCGCCGGCTTCGGCCAGCTCGAGGTGGCCCAGGTCAAGCAGGTCGAGGGCCGGTGGGTGCTGGTCTTCACCTGCCACCCCGACGAGCAGAGCGACGTACGCCGTGCGACCTGGGGCGCGTTCTGCACCTGGTCGGTCCCCGGCGAGTCGATGCTCGGGCCGTGGGACGTGTCGGCCGCGCGTCCGTTCACCGCGGTGCCCGACCTCTTCGCCGCGCCGCTCGTGCAGCGCCGCGACGGGTCGTGGTGCCTCATCGGCTTCCGCAACCGGGAGGAGGAGGGCGTGGACGCGATGGCGATCATCGACCCGCTGCCGGTCGGGCTGGACGGGGACGGCTACCTCACCGCTCGGTAG
- a CDS encoding ABC transporter ATP-binding protein encodes MAEVVLDKVNKLYENGFHAVHDLSIDIADGEFIVLVGPSGCGKSTALRMIAGLEDISTGTLSIDDRVVNTLSSRERDIAMVFQSYALYPHMSVADNIAYGLKIRRMEKSEIQARVKRAADMLELGPLLDRKPKQLSGGQRQRVAMGRAIVREPKVFLMDEPLSNLDAKLRVQMRAEIGQVQRDLNVTTIYVTHDQTEAMTMGDRVALMKAGVLQQLGAPQHLYDNPDNIFVAGFIGSPPMNMALATVDRASRGVTVSMGGAEVTVPETVTSARPALASYAGRQVAIGLRSEDMEDASLARDGGNRATLSTTVSLTEALGSEIVVHFPVDAPRVVTEDTKALEEDAGTEDIPTTTAGNTWVASFSPRSRVRPGDTVQIALDAERLHYFDPDTGLAIRD; translated from the coding sequence GTGGCCGAAGTAGTCCTTGACAAGGTCAACAAGCTCTACGAGAACGGCTTCCACGCCGTGCACGACCTCTCGATCGACATCGCCGACGGCGAGTTCATCGTGCTGGTCGGCCCCTCCGGCTGCGGCAAGTCCACAGCCCTGCGGATGATCGCGGGACTGGAGGACATCAGCACCGGGACGCTCTCGATCGACGACCGCGTGGTCAACACGCTGTCCTCGCGCGAGCGCGACATCGCGATGGTCTTCCAGTCCTACGCGCTCTACCCGCACATGAGCGTCGCCGACAACATCGCCTACGGCCTCAAGATCCGCCGGATGGAGAAGTCGGAGATCCAGGCGCGGGTGAAGCGGGCCGCCGACATGCTCGAGCTCGGGCCCCTGCTCGACCGCAAGCCCAAGCAGCTCTCCGGCGGCCAGCGCCAGCGGGTCGCGATGGGCCGCGCGATCGTCCGCGAGCCCAAGGTCTTCCTGATGGACGAGCCGCTGTCGAACCTCGACGCCAAGCTGCGCGTGCAGATGCGCGCCGAGATCGGCCAGGTCCAGCGCGACCTCAACGTCACCACCATCTACGTCACCCACGACCAGACGGAGGCGATGACGATGGGCGACCGGGTCGCCCTGATGAAGGCCGGGGTGCTCCAGCAGCTCGGCGCACCCCAGCACCTCTACGACAACCCCGACAACATCTTCGTCGCAGGGTTCATCGGCTCACCGCCGATGAACATGGCCCTCGCGACGGTGGACCGCGCGTCACGGGGCGTGACGGTCAGCATGGGGGGTGCCGAGGTCACTGTTCCCGAGACCGTGACCTCGGCACGCCCAGCCCTCGCGTCGTACGCCGGCCGCCAGGTCGCGATCGGCCTCCGCAGCGAGGACATGGAGGACGCCTCGCTCGCACGCGACGGCGGCAACCGGGCGACGCTGTCGACGACCGTCAGCCTCACCGAGGCGCTCGGCTCCGAGATCGTCGTGCACTTCCCGGTCGACGCCCCGCGCGTGGTCACCGAGGACACCAAGGCGCTCGAGGAGGACGCCGGCACCGAGGACATCCCGACGACCACCGCCGGGAACACCTGGGTCGCGTCCTTCAGCCCGCGCTCGCGGGTGCGGCCGGGGGACACGGTGCAGATCGCGCTCGATGCCGAGCGGCTGCACTACTTCGACCCCGACACCGGCCTCGCCATCCGCGACTGA
- a CDS encoding sugar ABC transporter permease, with the protein MATATADPTTSDDQVVRLGSAKGGWFRRVGWSHLVGVLALLFSIFPILFVFSASLNPVGTLSTSELLPTSFSLNNYREALGGSFPRWFLNSIVIASLSAAASMFISACAAFAFSRFRFMGRRTGLLGLLLIQMFPQFLAIVAIYLMFANITELWPAIGLNTRWGLLILYLGGALGVNTWLMKGFFDTIPKDLDESAKVDGATHVQVFFGIILPLVAPILAITGLLGFIGAINEFLIASIFLTDDSSKTAAVGLYGLVADPLTKNANFGVFAAGSMVLSIPTVALFMYLQRYIVGGLTAGAVKG; encoded by the coding sequence ATGGCCACCGCAACTGCAGACCCCACGACGTCGGACGACCAGGTCGTCCGGCTCGGCTCGGCCAAGGGCGGCTGGTTCCGCCGCGTCGGCTGGAGCCACCTCGTCGGCGTGCTGGCGCTGCTGTTCTCGATCTTCCCGATCCTGTTCGTCTTCTCGGCCTCGCTCAACCCGGTCGGCACGCTCAGCACCTCCGAGCTGCTGCCGACGAGCTTCAGCCTGAACAACTACCGGGAGGCGCTGGGTGGCTCGTTCCCGCGCTGGTTCCTCAACAGCATCGTCATCGCCTCGCTCTCGGCGGCGGCGTCGATGTTCATCTCGGCCTGCGCGGCGTTCGCGTTCTCACGCTTCCGCTTCATGGGCCGGCGCACCGGGCTGCTCGGCCTGCTGCTGATCCAGATGTTCCCGCAGTTCCTGGCGATCGTGGCGATCTACCTGATGTTCGCCAACATCACCGAGCTGTGGCCGGCCATCGGCCTCAACACCCGGTGGGGCCTGCTGATCCTCTACCTCGGTGGTGCGCTCGGCGTGAACACCTGGCTGATGAAGGGCTTCTTCGACACCATCCCGAAGGACCTCGACGAGTCCGCGAAGGTCGACGGCGCCACCCACGTGCAGGTCTTCTTCGGGATCATCCTCCCGCTGGTCGCGCCGATCCTGGCGATCACCGGCCTGCTCGGCTTCATCGGCGCGATCAACGAGTTCCTCATCGCCAGCATCTTCCTCACCGACGACAGCTCCAAGACGGCAGCCGTCGGTCTCTACGGCCTCGTGGCCGACCCGCTGACCAAGAACGCCAACTTCGGTGTGTTCGCGGCCGGCTCGATGGTGCTCTCCATTCCCACCGTCGCCCTGTTCATGTACCTCCAGCGCTACATCGTCGGCGGACTGACCGCCGGCGCCGTGAAGGGATGA
- a CDS encoding ABC transporter permease subunit yields the protein MSHSSAPPPERSRPRFGLGADGTSSPLMLLVKIAGLAIVAAIAVWAAMPLLRTDNWVGLAILVAVTALAFYVYLSPRPVPLKYLLPGTLFLIAFQIVPVVYTVSTAFTNFGDGHRGSKEQAITAIEGASVKQVPDSTIYTLTLATDGDPATGDIVFLLADPSTQESFVGTADGLEQLDDGTFESPTPGGKITEADGYTVLTVPQVNARQTDIQEFSVPTDAGAIKSQGLSAAFEGAPQQSYDTGCDCVTDATSGNTWTADDSSGSFVSDDGGRALAQGWKVGVGFDNFTRVLTNDTIRSSFLRIVVWNFAFAIGTVVICFALGLLVAVALNNPLLKGRTLYRSLIILPYTMPSVAMYLVWREMFNTDFGLMNRLLGTDINWFGTTASSMFAIFLIQLWLGYNYMFLVITGALQSISTDLVEAAGVDGAKPFYAFRTITFPLLLVALAPLLITSFAFNFNNFPAIFLTSQGGPFPPDNPSAGGTDLLITYTYRLAFGGSGADYGFAAAISVFIFLIVAVVSIIGFRRTQALEEIN from the coding sequence GTGTCCCACAGCTCCGCACCGCCCCCCGAGCGCTCCCGGCCGCGCTTCGGCCTCGGGGCCGACGGCACCAGCAGCCCGCTGATGCTGCTGGTCAAGATCGCCGGCCTGGCGATCGTCGCCGCCATCGCCGTGTGGGCGGCCATGCCGCTGCTCCGCACCGACAACTGGGTGGGCCTGGCGATCCTGGTCGCCGTCACCGCCCTCGCGTTCTACGTCTACCTGTCCCCGCGACCGGTCCCGCTGAAGTACCTGCTGCCGGGCACGCTCTTCCTCATCGCCTTCCAGATCGTGCCGGTGGTCTACACGGTCTCCACCGCGTTCACGAACTTCGGTGACGGCCACCGCGGCAGCAAGGAGCAGGCGATCACCGCGATCGAGGGCGCCTCGGTCAAGCAGGTCCCCGACTCCACGATCTACACGTTGACCCTGGCCACCGACGGCGACCCGGCCACCGGCGACATCGTCTTCCTGCTCGCCGACCCGTCGACCCAGGAGAGCTTCGTCGGCACGGCCGACGGCCTCGAGCAGCTCGACGACGGCACCTTCGAGTCGCCGACACCGGGCGGCAAGATCACCGAGGCCGACGGCTACACGGTGCTGACCGTCCCGCAGGTCAACGCCCGCCAGACCGACATCCAGGAGTTCAGCGTCCCGACCGACGCGGGCGCGATCAAGAGCCAGGGCCTCTCTGCCGCGTTCGAGGGCGCTCCGCAGCAGTCGTACGACACGGGGTGCGACTGCGTCACGGACGCGACGAGCGGCAACACGTGGACCGCCGACGACTCCAGCGGGTCGTTCGTCTCCGACGACGGAGGCCGGGCGTTGGCGCAGGGCTGGAAGGTCGGCGTCGGCTTCGACAACTTCACCCGCGTGCTGACCAACGACACGATCCGCTCGTCGTTCCTGCGGATCGTGGTGTGGAACTTCGCGTTCGCCATCGGCACCGTGGTCATCTGCTTCGCCCTGGGCCTGCTGGTCGCGGTGGCGCTCAACAACCCGCTGCTGAAGGGCCGCACGCTCTACCGCTCGCTGATCATCCTCCCGTACACGATGCCGTCGGTCGCGATGTACCTCGTCTGGCGCGAGATGTTCAACACCGACTTCGGCCTGATGAACCGGCTGCTCGGCACCGACATCAACTGGTTCGGCACGACCGCGAGCTCGATGTTCGCGATCTTCCTGATCCAGCTGTGGCTCGGCTACAACTACATGTTCCTGGTCATCACCGGCGCGCTGCAGTCGATCTCGACCGACCTGGTCGAGGCCGCCGGGGTCGACGGCGCGAAGCCGTTCTACGCGTTCCGCACGATCACGTTCCCGCTGCTGCTCGTGGCGCTCGCGCCCCTGCTGATCACATCGTTCGCCTTCAACTTCAACAACTTCCCGGCGATCTTCCTGACCAGCCAGGGCGGCCCGTTCCCACCTGACAACCCCAGCGCGGGCGGCACCGACCTGCTGATCACCTACACCTACCGGCTCGCGTTCGGCGGGTCCGGCGCTGACTACGGCTTCGCCGCGGCGATCTCGGTCTTCATCTTCCTGATCGTCGCCGTCGTCTCGATCATCGGCTTCCGCCGCACCCAGGCCCTCGAGGAGATCAACTGA
- a CDS encoding sugar ABC transporter substrate-binding protein, whose amino-acid sequence MARRKHTVRIAAGLLATGLALTACGGSSDDSSGGGGGGGGGDTPAAGGELLIWVGTGPGGDATTELGKAFGEENGVDVKVEVVPGDKLQAQFVTAAQAGDPPDVVMGAHDWIGNLVQNGTIDPIQIPEATASTLQPLALEAVTFDGQTYGMPFTMNNIVLMRNTDMVPDAPATVEDMVAAGEKAVQDGDAQEPLAWPVSDTGNPYFINPLYTSGGGYMFGQGSDGSFDPADLGVATPGAVTAYEKIGELGEKGSGVLKRSINTDNAISLFTAGKTPFLIEGPWQLTTLDDSDINYEVSAVPGFEGMDPASPFITVDAAYVASGGANKTLAQEFVTNYWSRADVGQTLFEATKNVPANTDTLAAIEGDNPAVAAVAQAGADNGQIMPSIPQMAAVWDPLGKAEAAVIGGADPDSTIKAAAKTIEAAIK is encoded by the coding sequence CCGTCCGGATCGCGGCGGGCCTGCTCGCGACCGGCCTCGCCCTGACCGCCTGTGGCGGCTCGAGCGACGACAGCTCCGGCGGAGGCGGCGGCGGTGGGGGCGGCGACACACCCGCAGCCGGCGGCGAGCTCCTGATCTGGGTCGGCACCGGTCCCGGTGGCGACGCCACGACCGAGCTCGGCAAGGCGTTCGGCGAGGAGAACGGCGTCGACGTCAAGGTAGAGGTCGTCCCGGGTGACAAGCTCCAGGCGCAGTTCGTCACCGCGGCGCAGGCCGGCGACCCGCCGGACGTCGTGATGGGTGCCCACGACTGGATCGGCAACCTGGTGCAGAACGGCACCATCGACCCGATCCAGATCCCCGAGGCCACGGCCTCGACCCTGCAGCCCCTCGCCCTCGAGGCCGTCACCTTCGACGGCCAGACCTACGGCATGCCTTTCACGATGAACAACATCGTCCTCATGCGGAACACCGACATGGTCCCCGACGCACCTGCGACGGTCGAGGACATGGTGGCCGCGGGCGAGAAGGCGGTCCAGGACGGCGACGCCCAGGAGCCGCTGGCGTGGCCGGTGAGCGACACGGGCAACCCGTACTTCATCAACCCGCTCTACACCTCCGGCGGCGGCTACATGTTCGGCCAGGGCTCCGACGGCAGCTTCGACCCGGCCGACCTCGGTGTCGCGACGCCCGGCGCGGTGACGGCGTACGAGAAGATCGGCGAGCTCGGCGAGAAGGGCTCGGGCGTGCTCAAGCGCTCGATCAACACCGACAACGCGATCTCCCTCTTCACCGCCGGCAAGACGCCGTTCCTCATCGAGGGCCCGTGGCAGCTCACCACCCTCGACGACAGCGACATCAACTACGAGGTGTCCGCGGTGCCGGGCTTCGAGGGCATGGACCCCGCCTCGCCGTTCATCACCGTCGATGCGGCCTACGTCGCCAGCGGCGGCGCGAACAAGACGCTCGCGCAGGAGTTCGTGACCAACTACTGGTCGCGCGCCGACGTCGGGCAGACGCTCTTCGAGGCCACCAAGAACGTGCCGGCGAACACCGACACGCTGGCCGCGATCGAGGGTGACAACCCGGCGGTGGCCGCGGTCGCCCAGGCCGGTGCCGACAACGGCCAGATCATGCCGAGCATCCCGCAGATGGCGGCGGTCTGGGACCCGCTGGGCAAGGCCGAGGCCGCCGTCATCGGCGGCGCCGACCCGGACAGCACCATCAAGGCCGCGGCGAAGACGATCGAAGCCGCGATCAAGTAG